A portion of the Micromonospora tarapacensis genome contains these proteins:
- a CDS encoding aspartate aminotransferase family protein, translating to MSAHDQHGDPLPETAAGILAEDRAHLFYSWSAQRQLRPMPVARALGSYFWDYEGNRYLDFASQFVHVNIGHQHPKVVAAIQRQAGRLCTVSPAFGNDQRARAARLIAERAPGDLDRVLFTNGGTDAVEHAVRMARLVTGRPKVLAAYRSYHGASQLALHLTGDPRRWPVDTGAAGVVHFFGPYLYRTAFQARTEQEEAQRALAHLEQVVALEGPGTIAAVILEPVVGTNGVLVPPDGYLPGVRELCDRHGILLIADEVMAGFGRAGRWFAVQHWDVVPDLITFAKGVNSGYVPLGGVLMGPRIFEAFADRPYPGGLTYSGHPLACAAAVAAITAMTEERIVEHAEHLGAEVLGPGLRELADRHPVVGEVRGLGVFWALELVRDRETREMLPPLGPPGGPPGPMDELAAACRKRGLWPFLHTNRVHVLPPCTATEQEVREGLDILDEALSVVDGQHR from the coding sequence GTGAGCGCGCACGACCAGCACGGCGATCCGCTGCCCGAGACCGCGGCGGGCATCCTGGCCGAGGACCGGGCCCACCTCTTCTACTCCTGGTCGGCCCAGCGGCAACTGCGGCCGATGCCGGTGGCCCGGGCCCTCGGCTCGTACTTCTGGGACTACGAGGGCAACCGCTACCTCGACTTCGCCTCCCAGTTCGTGCACGTCAACATCGGCCACCAGCACCCGAAGGTGGTGGCGGCGATCCAGCGGCAGGCCGGGCGGCTGTGCACGGTCAGTCCCGCGTTCGGCAACGACCAGCGGGCGCGCGCGGCCCGGCTGATCGCCGAACGGGCCCCCGGCGACCTCGACCGGGTGCTGTTCACCAACGGGGGCACCGATGCGGTGGAGCACGCGGTGCGGATGGCCCGGCTGGTGACCGGCCGGCCGAAGGTGCTGGCCGCGTACCGCTCGTACCACGGTGCCTCGCAGCTCGCGCTGCACCTCACCGGTGACCCGCGCCGCTGGCCGGTCGACACCGGCGCGGCCGGGGTGGTCCACTTCTTCGGCCCCTACCTCTACCGCACCGCGTTCCAGGCGCGCACCGAGCAGGAGGAGGCGCAGCGGGCGCTGGCCCACCTGGAGCAGGTCGTCGCGCTGGAGGGGCCGGGCACCATCGCCGCCGTCATCCTGGAGCCGGTGGTCGGCACCAACGGGGTGCTGGTGCCCCCGGACGGCTATCTGCCGGGCGTGCGGGAGCTGTGCGACCGGCACGGGATCCTGCTGATCGCCGACGAGGTGATGGCGGGCTTCGGCCGCGCCGGACGCTGGTTCGCCGTGCAGCACTGGGACGTCGTACCGGACCTGATCACCTTCGCCAAGGGGGTGAACTCCGGGTACGTGCCGCTCGGCGGGGTGCTGATGGGCCCACGGATCTTCGAGGCGTTCGCCGACCGACCCTACCCGGGCGGGCTGACCTACTCCGGCCACCCGCTGGCCTGTGCGGCGGCGGTGGCCGCCATCACCGCGATGACCGAGGAACGGATCGTCGAGCACGCCGAGCACCTCGGTGCCGAGGTGCTCGGCCCCGGGCTGCGCGAGCTGGCCGACCGGCACCCGGTCGTCGGCGAGGTGCGCGGGCTCGGCGTGTTCTGGGCGCTGGAACTGGTCCGGGACCGCGAGACCCGCGAGATGCTGCCGCCGCTCGGTCCGCCGGGCGGTCCACCCGGCCCGATGGACGAGTTGGCGGCGGCCTGCCGCAAGCGCGGGCTGTGGCCCTTCCTGCACACCAACCGGGTCCACGTCCTGCCCCCGTGCACCGCGACCGAGCAGGAGGTCCGCGAGGGCCTGGACATCCTCGACGAGGCGCTGTCCGTCGTGGACGGCCAGCACCGATGA
- a CDS encoding phosphopantetheine-binding protein, which produces MKLRGLRVELGEVEHALRTVPGVRRAAAAVHGTGAAAVLVGYVVGDLSDADVESLRPALAGKLPGYLVPNVVLRLPELPLTRTGKVDRKRLPAPEAGAARTAYVPPGTDDERVVAGVFAELLGLERAGRDDEFFLRGGNSLQAIRAVGRLNDALGVPLTVRDFYTAPTVAALADLAGRRRAAEQAAQWQLLDEIEQLSDDEVERLLAAD; this is translated from the coding sequence GTGAAGCTGCGCGGCCTGCGGGTCGAGCTGGGCGAGGTCGAGCACGCGCTGCGGACGGTGCCCGGCGTGCGGCGTGCCGCCGCGGCGGTGCACGGCACGGGCGCGGCGGCGGTCCTGGTCGGCTACGTGGTCGGCGACCTCTCCGACGCCGACGTCGAGTCGCTGCGGCCGGCGCTGGCCGGGAAGCTGCCCGGCTACCTGGTGCCGAACGTGGTGCTGCGCCTGCCGGAGTTGCCGCTGACCCGCACCGGCAAGGTGGACCGCAAGCGGCTGCCCGCGCCGGAGGCCGGCGCCGCGCGGACGGCCTACGTCCCGCCGGGCACCGACGACGAGCGGGTCGTGGCCGGCGTCTTCGCCGAGTTGCTCGGCCTGGAGCGGGCCGGCCGTGACGACGAGTTCTTCCTACGTGGCGGCAACTCGTTGCAGGCGATCCGGGCGGTGGGCCGGCTCAACGACGCGCTCGGCGTGCCGCTGACCGTGCGGGACTTCTACACCGCACCGACCGTCGCGGCCCTGGCGGACCTGGCCGGGCGGCGGCGGGCCGCCGAGCAGGCGGCGCAATGGCAGCTGCTGGACGAGATCGAGCAGCTCAGCGACGACGAGGTGGAACGGCTGCTGGCGGCGGACTGA
- a CDS encoding amino acid adenylation domain-containing protein has translation MSYLQEQLWFLDQLVPGQSTYNVPSVFRLEGTLDLAALRRALADVVDRHEALRTTVRAENGVPYQQVAQPGEQPHQLVVDDLSDVVDPVARLAEAQRRVQEEIRRPFDLATGPLFRSLLVRLDETDHLLAVTMHHVASDGWSQAVLTNELSELYAAHHAGRPPALEPLPVQYGDYAAWQRNQLTDDVFAGQLDHWQQRLRGLPTLELPTDRPRPATMSYRSAAVSHTLDGDLLQRLRQLSARNNTTLFMTLMTAYQAVLARYSGQDEIVVGTTTTGREPAELEPLIGYFVNMVVLRTDVADDPTFGELLQRVRGVVLEAWKHQQVPFEKVVERIQPVRDPSRNPLFQVGLQLLGSATQSTEPNLPGLAVTSLDANPGGHPFDLSITATESPDQLRLVADYSVDLFDEPRMARLLRHLERVLRTAVDSPDTPLSALPLLDEEERTLLLHTWQGPKGERAREPVHVQIARLAAERPDLVAATMDGAELTYGELDRRARVLAHRFRALGVGRDDIVALLLERGFDLIVGMVAAQQAGGAFVVMDPGHPVRRIEFILTDTAAKAVVTRSALADRLPEDTTATAVLVDADWTRLEQAAAGAAPPDELADENSLAYVLYTSGSTGKPKGVMIEHHALNTFLLWLGNIFDFGPGDRLLQHMAPIFDFAEGEIFTALTRGVTMVFVPEEHRTDPDVIGRLLVSERITYIGGPPAILGRIPPGAYPDLKYMIAGGEAVTGDLINRWNTPGRRFINGYGPTEAAVGCIFYECEHRTWVGQPPIGRAMPNRVAYVLDRWNNLQPIGVPGEVVTGGEGLARGYLNRPELTAEKFLDDPYRPGERMYRTGDLGLWTEDGQIQFLGRIDTQVKLNGLRIELEEIESTLTAHPGVAEAAVALREDSPGTKRLVGYVVPAGAAAPGTEDLREHLLADLPPYMVPHAFVALEVLPLTSVGKVDRNRLPAPEEAGPADLVFVAPRTPAEQQVAEIFAAVLGVEQVGADANFFELGGNSLMAARVLSRITELGGVSATMRDFYTGPRVSEIAQLLAGAADVVPAAVDAVPAAVDAVPAGAAAAPMADPTRARLEQEIADLEQRLRAARAALAGQDGPDAATPGGHEGQRLPLSPTQEQLWFLEQLAPGQPTYHIPVPVRLTGPLDADLLGRALTAVVARHEALRTTFGADEDTPYQLVSPAGEVPMPVRDLGPVDPADREQALHAELARDATAPFDLGRDLMLRARLLRLDAQEHVLSLVLHHICADGWSAGVLVRDLAELYDALRHDRQPQLPGLRLQYADHALAQRRQLDGGELEPQLAYWARQLADAPVLDLPADRPRPATASNRGALLVHRMPADVLHGLRRVAQREQASTYAVLLAGFKTVLMRYTGVDDVVVGTAGAGRGRPELEDLVGFFVNMLALRTDLSGDPSFAAAVRRTMGTLLAAWEHQDAPFERVVGRLGRRRDPSRNPVFQVSIDLLSGDLVDFRFPGLAAEFLDVDPGVSRFDMAINAYEETDGITFRVEYATDLFDTHRVEAMFRHLERVLRAAVDAPDTPLSALPLLDDDERAELLALAGGERREHRPTTLPELFAASVTRGPQATAVIAAEGSLSYAELDERSRRLAARLRAEGVRTGDIVPVLLDRSVAEVVSVLAVLRAGAAYAPMDPAAPPSRLAFQVRDTGARVVVGDAALAGTLAGVTAVDPHADVAPAGDEPGPADLSPSSLAYVLFTSGSTGEPKGVLIEHGMVAGYLEWMVPDFAVGPQSRVLHCCAPVFDLAVGEMFSALAAGAAVVVAGRDDVHRPGALIELARDTGATHVFTTPTVLGLLDPARLPALRSVMMAGEPAPPSLVAAWNVDGRRVFNLYGPAEATVGCTWYECPTGAEPAPPVPIGRPMPNRRVYVVDDTGQLAPVGVPGELVIAGIGVARGYLDRPELTDAAFGADERAGQGGRTAVVTWGGGTGPGNWSSSAAATVR, from the coding sequence GTGTCCTACCTACAGGAACAGCTGTGGTTCCTCGACCAGCTGGTGCCCGGGCAGTCGACGTACAACGTGCCGTCGGTGTTCCGGCTGGAGGGGACGCTGGACCTGGCGGCGCTGCGCCGGGCCCTGGCCGACGTCGTCGATCGGCACGAGGCGTTGCGGACCACCGTCCGGGCCGAGAACGGCGTGCCGTACCAGCAGGTCGCCCAGCCGGGGGAGCAGCCGCACCAGCTGGTGGTGGACGATCTCAGCGACGTGGTGGATCCGGTGGCCCGGCTGGCGGAGGCACAGCGGCGGGTGCAGGAGGAGATCCGCCGTCCGTTCGACCTGGCCACCGGGCCGCTGTTCCGCTCGCTGCTGGTCCGTCTCGACGAGACCGACCACCTGCTCGCCGTCACCATGCACCACGTCGCCTCCGACGGCTGGTCGCAGGCGGTGCTCACCAACGAGCTGTCCGAACTGTACGCGGCCCACCACGCCGGCCGCCCGCCGGCGCTCGAACCACTGCCCGTGCAGTACGGCGACTACGCGGCCTGGCAGCGCAACCAGCTCACCGACGACGTCTTCGCCGGCCAGCTCGACCACTGGCAGCAGCGGCTGCGCGGGCTGCCCACCCTGGAACTGCCCACCGACCGGCCCCGGCCGGCGACGATGTCGTACCGCAGCGCCGCGGTGTCCCACACCCTCGACGGTGACCTGTTGCAACGGCTGCGCCAGCTGTCGGCCCGCAACAACACCACCCTGTTCATGACGCTGATGACGGCGTACCAGGCGGTGCTGGCCCGCTACAGCGGTCAGGACGAGATCGTCGTCGGCACCACCACCACCGGCCGCGAGCCGGCGGAGCTGGAACCGCTGATCGGCTACTTCGTGAACATGGTGGTGCTGCGCACCGACGTCGCCGACGACCCGACCTTCGGCGAGCTGCTGCAACGGGTCCGTGGCGTGGTGCTGGAGGCGTGGAAGCACCAGCAGGTGCCGTTCGAGAAGGTCGTCGAGCGGATCCAACCGGTCCGCGACCCGTCGCGCAATCCGCTCTTCCAGGTGGGTCTGCAACTGCTCGGCAGCGCCACCCAGAGCACCGAGCCGAACCTGCCCGGCCTCGCCGTCACCTCGCTCGACGCCAACCCGGGCGGCCACCCGTTCGACCTGTCCATCACCGCCACCGAGAGCCCCGACCAGCTGCGCCTGGTGGCCGACTACTCGGTGGACCTGTTCGACGAGCCACGGATGGCGCGGCTGCTGCGGCACCTGGAACGGGTGCTGCGCACCGCCGTCGACTCGCCCGACACCCCACTGTCGGCGCTGCCGCTGCTCGACGAGGAGGAGCGGACGCTGCTGCTGCACACCTGGCAGGGGCCGAAGGGGGAGCGGGCCCGCGAACCGGTGCACGTGCAGATCGCGCGGCTCGCCGCCGAACGTCCGGACCTGGTGGCGGCCACCATGGACGGTGCCGAGCTGACCTACGGCGAGTTGGATCGGCGCGCCCGGGTGCTGGCCCACCGGTTCCGGGCGCTCGGCGTGGGCCGGGACGACATCGTCGCGCTGCTGCTGGAACGGGGCTTCGACCTGATCGTCGGCATGGTCGCCGCGCAGCAGGCCGGCGGCGCCTTCGTGGTGATGGACCCCGGTCACCCGGTCCGCCGCATCGAGTTCATCCTCACCGACACCGCTGCCAAGGCGGTGGTCACCCGGTCCGCGTTGGCCGACCGGCTGCCGGAGGACACCACCGCCACGGCGGTGCTCGTCGACGCCGACTGGACGCGGCTGGAGCAGGCGGCTGCCGGCGCGGCGCCGCCGGACGAGCTGGCCGACGAGAACTCCCTGGCCTACGTGCTCTACACCTCCGGGTCGACCGGCAAGCCCAAGGGCGTGATGATCGAGCATCACGCGCTGAACACCTTCCTGCTCTGGCTCGGCAACATCTTCGACTTCGGGCCCGGCGACCGGCTGCTCCAGCACATGGCGCCGATCTTCGACTTCGCCGAGGGCGAGATCTTCACCGCGCTGACCCGCGGGGTGACAATGGTCTTCGTTCCCGAGGAGCACCGCACCGACCCGGACGTGATCGGGCGACTGCTGGTCTCCGAGCGGATCACCTACATCGGCGGGCCACCGGCCATCCTGGGCCGGATCCCGCCGGGCGCATACCCGGACCTGAAGTACATGATCGCCGGTGGCGAGGCGGTGACCGGTGACCTGATCAACCGGTGGAACACCCCGGGCCGCCGGTTCATCAACGGGTACGGGCCCACCGAGGCGGCCGTCGGCTGCATCTTCTACGAGTGCGAGCACCGCACCTGGGTCGGCCAGCCGCCGATCGGTCGGGCCATGCCGAACCGGGTGGCGTACGTGCTGGACCGGTGGAACAACCTCCAGCCGATCGGGGTGCCCGGCGAGGTGGTCACCGGCGGCGAGGGCCTGGCCCGCGGCTACCTCAACCGCCCCGAGCTGACCGCGGAGAAGTTCCTCGACGACCCGTACCGGCCGGGGGAGCGGATGTACCGCACCGGCGACCTCGGCCTGTGGACCGAGGACGGGCAGATCCAGTTCCTCGGTCGCATCGACACCCAGGTCAAGCTCAACGGGCTGCGTATCGAGCTGGAGGAGATCGAGTCGACGCTCACCGCGCACCCCGGCGTCGCCGAGGCGGCGGTGGCGCTGCGCGAGGACAGCCCCGGCACCAAGCGACTCGTCGGCTACGTGGTGCCGGCGGGTGCGGCGGCACCGGGCACCGAGGACCTGCGCGAGCACCTGCTGGCCGACCTGCCGCCGTACATGGTGCCGCACGCCTTCGTGGCCCTGGAGGTGCTGCCGCTGACCAGCGTCGGCAAGGTGGACCGCAACCGGCTTCCGGCGCCCGAGGAGGCCGGCCCCGCCGACCTGGTCTTCGTCGCCCCACGTACGCCGGCGGAGCAGCAGGTCGCCGAGATCTTCGCGGCGGTGCTGGGTGTCGAGCAGGTCGGCGCCGACGCGAACTTCTTCGAACTGGGCGGCAACTCGCTGATGGCGGCCCGGGTGCTGTCCCGGATCACCGAACTGGGCGGGGTCAGCGCGACCATGCGTGACTTCTACACCGGGCCACGGGTCAGCGAGATCGCGCAGCTGCTGGCCGGCGCCGCCGACGTGGTACCGGCCGCCGTCGACGCGGTACCGGCCGCCGTCGACGCGGTACCGGCCGGCGCCGCGGCAGCGCCAATGGCCGACCCGACACGGGCCCGGCTGGAGCAGGAGATCGCCGACCTGGAGCAGCGGCTGCGGGCCGCCCGGGCGGCGCTGGCCGGGCAGGACGGCCCGGATGCGGCGACGCCCGGCGGGCACGAGGGGCAGCGGCTGCCGCTGTCGCCGACGCAGGAGCAGCTGTGGTTCCTGGAACAGCTCGCACCGGGTCAGCCGACCTACCACATCCCGGTGCCGGTGCGGCTGACCGGGCCGCTTGACGCCGACCTGCTCGGGCGGGCGCTGACCGCCGTCGTGGCCCGCCACGAGGCGTTGCGCACGACCTTCGGCGCCGACGAGGACACCCCGTACCAGCTGGTGTCGCCCGCCGGTGAGGTGCCGATGCCGGTGCGCGACCTGGGCCCGGTCGACCCCGCCGACCGGGAGCAGGCGCTGCACGCCGAGTTGGCACGCGACGCCACCGCGCCGTTCGACCTGGGCCGCGACCTGATGCTGCGGGCCCGGCTGCTCCGCCTCGACGCCCAGGAGCACGTGCTGAGCCTGGTGCTGCACCACATCTGCGCCGACGGCTGGTCGGCCGGCGTGCTGGTGCGCGACCTCGCCGAACTGTACGACGCGCTGCGCCACGACCGGCAACCGCAGCTGCCCGGACTGCGCCTGCAGTACGCCGACCACGCGCTGGCCCAGCGCCGGCAACTCGACGGCGGTGAGCTGGAGCCGCAACTGGCGTACTGGGCGCGGCAGTTGGCCGACGCGCCCGTGCTGGACCTGCCCGCCGACCGGCCCCGCCCGGCCACGGCCAGCAACCGGGGGGCGTTGCTGGTGCACCGGATGCCCGCCGACGTGCTGCACGGGTTGCGCCGGGTGGCCCAGCGCGAGCAGGCCAGCACGTACGCGGTACTGCTCGCCGGCTTCAAGACGGTGCTGATGCGTTACACCGGGGTGGACGACGTGGTCGTCGGCACCGCCGGTGCCGGCCGTGGCCGGCCCGAACTGGAGGATCTGGTCGGCTTCTTCGTCAACATGCTCGCCCTGCGCACGGACCTCTCCGGTGATCCGAGTTTCGCGGCGGCGGTCCGGCGCACCATGGGCACCCTGCTGGCCGCGTGGGAGCACCAGGACGCACCGTTCGAGCGGGTGGTCGGCCGGCTCGGCCGGCGCCGCGACCCCAGCCGCAACCCGGTCTTCCAGGTCTCCATCGACCTGCTCAGCGGCGACCTGGTCGACTTCCGGTTCCCCGGGCTCGCGGCCGAGTTCCTCGACGTCGATCCCGGCGTGTCCCGCTTCGACATGGCCATCAACGCGTACGAGGAGACCGACGGGATCACCTTCCGGGTGGAGTACGCGACGGACCTGTTCGACACCCATCGGGTCGAGGCGATGTTCCGCCACCTGGAGCGGGTGCTGCGGGCCGCCGTCGACGCGCCGGACACGCCGCTGTCGGCCCTGCCGCTGCTGGACGACGACGAACGCGCCGAACTGCTCGCGTTGGCCGGTGGCGAGCGCCGCGAGCACCGCCCGACCACGCTGCCGGAACTGTTCGCGGCGAGCGTGACCCGCGGCCCTCAGGCCACCGCGGTGATCGCCGCCGAGGGCAGCCTGAGCTACGCCGAACTGGACGAGCGCAGCCGCCGGCTGGCCGCCCGCCTGCGTGCCGAGGGCGTGCGCACCGGTGACATCGTGCCGGTGCTGCTGGACCGGAGCGTGGCCGAGGTGGTCAGCGTGCTGGCGGTGCTGCGGGCCGGCGCGGCGTACGCCCCGATGGACCCGGCCGCGCCGCCGAGCCGGCTGGCCTTCCAGGTCCGCGACACCGGCGCCCGGGTGGTGGTGGGCGACGCGGCGCTGGCCGGCACGTTGGCCGGGGTGACCGCGGTCGATCCACACGCCGACGTGGCACCGGCGGGCGACGAGCCGGGGCCGGCGGACCTGTCGCCCTCCTCGCTGGCGTACGTGCTGTTCACCTCCGGCTCGACCGGCGAACCGAAGGGCGTGCTGATCGAGCACGGCATGGTCGCCGGCTATCTGGAGTGGATGGTGCCGGATTTCGCGGTCGGCCCGCAGTCCCGGGTGCTGCACTGCTGCGCCCCGGTGTTCGACCTGGCCGTCGGCGAGATGTTCAGCGCACTGGCGGCCGGGGCGGCCGTGGTGGTGGCCGGCCGGGACGACGTGCACCGGCCGGGCGCGTTGATCGAGCTGGCCCGCGACACCGGTGCGACGCACGTCTTCACCACACCCACCGTGCTGGGGCTGCTCGACCCCGCCCGGCTGCCCGCGCTGCGCTCGGTGATGATGGCCGGCGAGCCGGCCCCGCCGTCGCTGGTGGCAGCATGGAACGTCGACGGTCGGCGGGTGTTCAACCTGTACGGCCCGGCCGAGGCGACCGTCGGCTGCACCTGGTACGAGTGCCCGACCGGTGCCGAGCCGGCCCCACCGGTGCCGATCGGCCGGCCGATGCCGAACCGTCGGGTGTACGTCGTCGACGACACCGGGCAGCTGGCCCCGGTCGGCGTGCCCGGCGAGCTGGTCATCGCCGGAATCGGCGTGGCGCGCGGCTACCTCGACCGGCCCGAGCTGACCGACGCCGCGTTCGGCGCCGACGAGCGGGCCGGCCAGGGCGGGCGTACCGCAGTGGTGACCTGGGGCGGTGGAACCGGGCCGGGCAACTGGAGTTCCTCGGCCGCCGCGACGGTCAGGTGA
- a CDS encoding SDR family NAD(P)-dependent oxidoreductase, which produces MTKLAVVSGGGTGIGRAIAAELAARHEVVLLGRRAEVLKQAAEELTRGGGSVRAVAADLCEPDDVRRAADEITDGGRTVDVLVNNAGGNFAPHPADDLATIREQYLRNLGGNVLPVVLLTQALLPALRRPGGRIVTVTSIAAFRGNASYGAAKAALHPWSTELAGQLAAGGITVNVVAPGYVAGTEFFRDRMTPEFHRQRSAQAPVGRGGTVTDIAGLVGYLAGAGAGFVTGQIIQINGGALMGRG; this is translated from the coding sequence GTGACGAAGCTGGCCGTGGTGTCCGGGGGTGGCACCGGCATCGGCCGGGCGATCGCCGCGGAGTTGGCCGCGAGGCACGAGGTGGTGCTGCTCGGCCGGCGGGCGGAGGTGCTCAAGCAGGCCGCCGAGGAGCTGACGCGCGGCGGCGGCAGCGTCCGGGCGGTCGCCGCCGACCTGTGCGAGCCCGACGACGTACGCCGGGCCGCCGACGAGATCACCGACGGCGGGCGTACGGTCGACGTGCTGGTCAACAACGCCGGGGGCAACTTCGCGCCGCACCCGGCCGACGACCTGGCCACCATCCGCGAGCAGTACCTGCGCAACCTCGGCGGGAACGTGCTCCCGGTGGTGCTGTTGACCCAGGCGCTGCTGCCCGCCCTGCGTCGCCCGGGCGGCCGGATCGTCACGGTGACCTCGATCGCCGCGTTCCGTGGCAACGCCTCCTACGGGGCCGCCAAGGCCGCGCTGCACCCGTGGTCGACGGAGCTGGCCGGCCAACTCGCCGCCGGGGGGATCACGGTCAACGTGGTGGCCCCCGGATACGTCGCCGGCACCGAGTTCTTCCGGGACCGGATGACGCCGGAGTTCCACCGGCAGCGCTCGGCGCAGGCGCCCGTCGGCCGGGGCGGCACCGTCACGGACATCGCCGGCCTGGTCGGCTACCTCGCGGGTGCCGGTGCGGGCTTCGTCACCGGTCAGATCATCCAGATCAACGGGGGCGCCCTGATGGGCCGGGGCTGA
- a CDS encoding class-II fumarase/aspartase family protein — translation MSVTHAHPVDSCRHERGHITDSRFYGNRYATAASRRIYCDVCRKQRWLDIEAALAQAQGELGMIPGAAVNGIVSAARLERIDLDAVQEEIERSGHSLVGLLRVFQAACLDGSGEFIHFGATTQDIQDTGQSLEIRDTLDEVDRELAEILACLVELAEEHADTVAVGRTHARAALPMSFGLKVASWIDEILRHTERLATVRSRVVVAQLFGGAGTMAGFGGEGIGLLERFAARLGLGVPTIGWHVARDRMVEFVTTLAMVAGTLGRIADEIRTIGRPEFGEVTEPWRYGKVGSSTMPHKRNPERCEQVVVMARLAAAQAGIAFTGMIGDHERDSRSLRVEWACVPDVSHYTLAACEITRELVAGLTVNVDRLRENTRAVADQLASERLMLALGAHVGKQTAHERVYELSQHAHDAGRSLRESLDGCADLRRLLPDQEVDVIFDPARYLGASTDLTHRAVAEARKWLGGRE, via the coding sequence GTCACGAGCGGGGCCACATCACCGACTCGCGCTTCTACGGCAACCGCTACGCGACGGCCGCCAGCCGGCGGATCTACTGCGACGTCTGTCGCAAGCAGCGCTGGCTCGACATCGAGGCGGCGTTGGCCCAGGCGCAGGGTGAGCTGGGCATGATTCCCGGTGCGGCCGTCAACGGCATCGTCTCGGCAGCCCGGCTGGAACGCATCGACCTCGACGCGGTGCAGGAGGAGATCGAACGTTCGGGCCACTCGCTGGTCGGGCTGCTCCGGGTATTCCAGGCCGCCTGCCTCGACGGCAGCGGCGAATTCATCCACTTCGGCGCCACCACTCAGGACATCCAGGACACCGGGCAGTCGCTGGAGATCCGGGACACCCTGGACGAGGTGGACCGCGAACTCGCCGAGATCCTCGCCTGCCTGGTCGAGTTGGCCGAGGAGCACGCCGACACGGTCGCGGTGGGGCGTACCCACGCCCGGGCCGCCCTGCCGATGAGCTTCGGGCTCAAGGTCGCCAGCTGGATCGACGAGATCCTGCGCCACACGGAGCGGCTCGCCACCGTCCGGTCCCGGGTGGTGGTGGCGCAGCTGTTCGGCGGCGCCGGGACCATGGCCGGTTTCGGCGGCGAGGGCATCGGCCTGCTGGAACGCTTCGCCGCCCGGCTGGGCCTGGGCGTGCCCACGATCGGCTGGCACGTGGCGCGCGACCGGATGGTCGAGTTCGTCACCACGCTCGCCATGGTCGCCGGCACCCTGGGCCGCATCGCCGACGAGATCCGCACCATCGGCCGGCCCGAGTTCGGCGAGGTCACCGAGCCGTGGCGGTACGGCAAGGTCGGATCGAGCACGATGCCGCACAAGCGCAACCCGGAGCGGTGCGAGCAGGTGGTGGTGATGGCGAGGCTCGCCGCCGCGCAGGCAGGTATCGCGTTCACCGGGATGATCGGTGACCACGAGCGTGACTCACGGTCGCTGCGGGTGGAGTGGGCGTGCGTGCCGGACGTGTCCCACTACACCCTGGCGGCCTGCGAGATCACCCGGGAGCTGGTCGCTGGCCTGACGGTCAACGTCGACCGGCTACGGGAGAACACCCGCGCCGTCGCCGACCAGCTCGCCTCGGAACGGCTGATGCTCGCCCTCGGCGCGCACGTCGGCAAGCAGACCGCCCACGAGCGGGTCTACGAGCTCAGCCAGCACGCCCACGACGCCGGCCGGTCGCTGCGGGAGTCGCTGGACGGCTGTGCCGACCTGCGCCGGCTGCTGCCGGACCAGGAGGTCGACGTCATCTTCGACCCGGCCCGTTACCTCGGCGCGTCCACCGACCTGACCCACCGCGCGGTGGCCGAGGCCCGCAAGTGGCTGGGAGGTCGTGAGTGA